One Bradyrhizobium sp. ISRA464 genomic window carries:
- a CDS encoding type II secretion system F family protein: MIDFLVAKLHDVRFMTMLLAFFAASATVYTLVMPLFAGGNLNKRMKAVASERERIRQRERDRLAKSEKVALRQTPKQIVSKVVDDLNLTKWLAQEAALEKLVMAGYRGHAPYVTFLFARAVAPIVMLIAAIVYTFFIAGANWSITLKIGICVAATYAGLQAPMLFLKNAITKRQLSIKRAFPDSLDLLLICIESGMSVEVAFRKVAQEIAGQSLALSEEFALTTAELSYLQDRKAAYENLARRVGLEGVKSVCLALQQSERYGTPLGQSLRVMAQENRDMRMNEAEKKAAALPPKLTVPMILFFLPCLFIVILGPSYIKISAIY; encoded by the coding sequence ATGATCGATTTCCTTGTCGCCAAGCTCCACGATGTCAGGTTCATGACCATGCTGCTTGCCTTCTTCGCGGCAAGTGCCACGGTCTATACGCTGGTAATGCCGCTGTTCGCCGGGGGCAATCTCAACAAGCGCATGAAGGCCGTCGCCAGCGAGCGCGAACGCATCCGGCAGCGCGAACGCGACCGTCTCGCCAAGTCCGAAAAGGTGGCGCTGCGGCAGACGCCGAAACAGATCGTCTCCAAAGTGGTGGACGACCTGAACCTCACCAAATGGCTTGCCCAGGAGGCCGCGCTCGAGAAGCTCGTGATGGCGGGCTATCGCGGCCACGCCCCCTACGTCACCTTCCTGTTCGCGCGCGCGGTCGCCCCGATCGTGATGCTGATTGCGGCCATCGTCTACACCTTCTTCATCGCGGGCGCCAATTGGTCGATCACGCTCAAGATCGGCATCTGCGTCGCGGCGACCTATGCCGGCCTGCAGGCCCCGATGCTGTTCCTGAAGAACGCCATCACCAAGCGCCAGCTCTCGATCAAGCGCGCCTTCCCCGACTCGCTCGACCTGCTGCTGATCTGCATCGAGTCGGGCATGTCGGTCGAAGTCGCCTTCCGCAAGGTGGCCCAGGAGATCGCCGGACAGTCATTGGCGCTGTCGGAGGAGTTCGCGCTGACCACGGCGGAGCTCTCCTATCTGCAGGATCGAAAGGCCGCTTATGAGAACCTGGCGCGTCGCGTCGGGCTCGAGGGCGTGAAGTCGGTGTGCCTCGCCCTGCAGCAGTCCGAACGCTACGGCACGCCGCTCGGCCAGAGCCTGCGCGTGATGGCGCAGGAAAACCGCGACATGCGCATGAACGAGGCAGAGAAGAAGGCGGCGGCGCTGCCGCCCAAGCTGACCGTGCCGATGATCCTGTTCTTCCTGCCCTGTCTGTTCATCGTGATCCTCGGGCCGTCCTACATCAAGATCTCGGCGATCTACTAA
- a CDS encoding type II secretion system F family protein, protein MQMQTLAMAFLAATTVGGLAWVFLYPHLSGEKKAESRRASVARSEPPAARGAERSQRSRREQVEGSLKELEARSQKDKKIPLGMRISQAGLEWSEQKFWIISGVLGLFGFGAASLVGGGLLGAAGIGFAMGFGLPRWLLSFLKKRREKAFLKALPDAVDVIVRGIKAGLPLFESLKVVASDSPEPLRSEFLAIIETQAIGMPLADACARLYERMPLPEANFFGIVIAIQQKSGGNLSEALGNLSRVLRDRKKMAEKIQAMSMEAKASAGIIGSLPPIVMLLVFITTPDYIALLWTNPTGQLMLVFCAIWMSIGVLVMKKMINFDF, encoded by the coding sequence ATGCAGATGCAAACCCTTGCCATGGCCTTCCTCGCCGCCACCACCGTGGGCGGCCTCGCCTGGGTCTTCCTGTATCCCCATCTGTCCGGGGAGAAGAAGGCCGAGTCCCGCCGCGCATCGGTGGCGCGCTCCGAGCCGCCAGCCGCGCGCGGCGCCGAACGCTCGCAACGCTCCCGCCGCGAGCAGGTCGAAGGATCATTGAAGGAGCTCGAGGCGCGGAGCCAGAAGGACAAGAAGATCCCGCTCGGCATGCGCATCTCGCAGGCCGGGCTGGAATGGTCCGAACAGAAATTCTGGATCATCTCCGGCGTGCTCGGCCTGTTCGGGTTCGGCGCTGCATCCCTGGTCGGCGGCGGTCTGCTCGGCGCGGCCGGCATCGGCTTCGCCATGGGCTTCGGCCTGCCGCGCTGGCTCCTCAGTTTCCTGAAGAAACGCCGCGAAAAGGCATTTCTGAAGGCGCTGCCCGATGCCGTCGACGTCATCGTGCGCGGTATCAAGGCCGGTCTGCCGCTGTTCGAATCCCTCAAGGTGGTCGCCAGCGACTCACCCGAACCGTTGCGCAGCGAGTTTCTCGCGATCATCGAGACCCAGGCGATCGGCATGCCGCTCGCCGACGCCTGCGCCCGGCTCTACGAACGCATGCCGCTGCCGGAAGCGAACTTCTTCGGCATCGTGATCGCGATCCAGCAGAAATCCGGCGGCAACCTGTCGGAGGCGCTGGGCAACCTGTCGAGGGTGCTGCGCGACCGCAAGAAGATGGCTGAGAAGATCCAGGCCATGTCGATGGAAGCGAAGGCCTCCGCCGGCATCATCGGATCGTTGCCTCCGATCGTGATGCTCCTGGTGTTTATCACGACGCCCGACTACATCGCGCTGCTGTGGACCAATCCGACCGGCCAGCTGATGCTGGTGTTCTGCGCCATCTGGATGTCGATCGGCGTTCTCGTGATGAAGAAGATGATCAACTTCGATTTCTGA
- a CDS encoding CpaF family protein — protein MFGKRSGSDSDLRAPKPAFQTPEPAGPSAMSRESAAPAISSPPLAPAKVAPAPTVETRRSDNYYQVKATIFGALIEAIDLAQLAKLDSESAREEIRDIVNEIIAIKNIVMSIAEQEELLDDICNDVLGYGPLEPLLSRDDIADIMVNGAGTVFIEVGGKIQRTGIRFRDNQQLLNICQRIVSQVGRRVDESSPICDARLADGSRVNAIVPPLAIDGPALTIRKFKKDKLTLEQLVKFGAITPEGATILQIIGRVRCNVLISGGTGSGKTTLLNCLTNYIEHDERIITCEDAAELQLQQPHVVRLETRPPNIEGEGQVTMRELVRNCLRMRPERIIVGEVRGPEAFDLLQAMNTGHDGSMGTLHANNPREALSRCESMITMGGFSLPSRTIREMVCASIDVIVQAARLRDGSRRITHITEVMGMEGDTIITQDIFLYDILGEDANGKIIGRHRSTGIGRPKFWDRARYYNEEKRLAAALDASEAPPPA, from the coding sequence GTGTTTGGTAAGCGTAGCGGAAGCGATTCGGACCTGCGGGCGCCCAAGCCCGCATTTCAGACCCCGGAGCCTGCCGGGCCGTCAGCCATGTCGCGCGAGTCCGCCGCACCGGCGATATCGTCGCCGCCGCTCGCCCCGGCAAAGGTGGCGCCGGCTCCCACCGTCGAAACTCGTCGCTCGGACAACTACTATCAGGTCAAGGCGACGATCTTCGGCGCCTTGATCGAGGCGATCGACCTCGCCCAGCTCGCCAAGCTGGACAGCGAGTCGGCACGCGAGGAAATTCGCGACATCGTCAACGAAATCATCGCGATCAAGAACATCGTGATGTCGATCGCCGAGCAGGAAGAGCTGCTCGACGACATCTGCAACGACGTGCTGGGCTATGGACCGCTGGAACCCCTGCTGTCGCGCGACGATATCGCCGACATCATGGTCAACGGCGCGGGCACCGTGTTCATCGAAGTCGGCGGCAAGATCCAGCGCACCGGCATCCGCTTCCGCGACAACCAGCAGCTCCTGAATATCTGCCAGCGCATCGTCAGCCAGGTCGGCCGGCGCGTCGACGAATCCTCGCCGATCTGCGACGCGCGTCTCGCCGACGGCTCCCGCGTCAACGCCATCGTCCCGCCGCTGGCGATCGACGGGCCCGCGCTCACCATCCGCAAGTTCAAGAAGGACAAGCTGACGCTGGAGCAGCTCGTCAAGTTTGGGGCGATCACGCCCGAAGGGGCGACCATCCTGCAGATCATCGGCCGCGTCCGCTGCAACGTGCTGATCTCGGGCGGCACCGGCTCCGGAAAAACCACGCTGCTGAACTGCCTCACCAACTATATCGAGCACGACGAGCGCATCATCACCTGCGAAGACGCCGCCGAACTTCAGTTGCAGCAGCCGCATGTGGTGAGGCTGGAAACCCGCCCGCCGAACATCGAGGGCGAAGGCCAGGTGACGATGCGCGAACTGGTCCGCAACTGCCTGCGTATGCGCCCGGAGCGCATCATCGTCGGCGAAGTCCGCGGACCCGAAGCATTCGACCTGCTGCAGGCCATGAACACCGGCCACGACGGCTCGATGGGCACGCTGCACGCGAACAACCCGCGCGAAGCCCTGTCGCGCTGCGAATCAATGATCACCATGGGCGGCTTCTCGCTGCCCTCCCGCACCATCCGCGAGATGGTCTGCGCCTCGATCGACGTGATCGTCCAGGCGGCGCGCCTGCGCGACGGCTCGCGCCGCATCACGCACATCACCGAGGTGATGGGCATGGAAGGCGACACCATCATCACCCAGGACATCTTCCTCTACGACATTCTCGGGGAAGACGCGAACGGCAAGATCATCGGCAGGCACCGCTCGACCGGCATCGGCCGGCCCAAGTTCTGGGACCGCGCGCGCTACTACAATGAAGAGAAGCGGCTTGCCGCGGCGCTCGATGCCTCCGAAGCCCCGCCGCCGGCCTAA
- a CDS encoding AAA family ATPase codes for MITYARQNSEEQPDVTSPPVEDHIAPAPRVSVQAFCETVETAAAVQSAGEDRRLAKAHLKIQMGGMAAAIEAYRSAPTPNVIVLETEARNDILAGLDQLATVCDAGTRVIVIGRVNDVTLYRELVRRGVSDYVIAPAQAIDVVRAVCNLFSAPEAKAVGRIVAVVGAKGGVGASTIAHNVAWAIARDLALDSVVADLDLAFGTAGLNYNQDPAQGIADAVFSPDRVDTAFIDRLLSKCTDHLSLLAAPATLDKVYDFGAEAFDAIFDTLRTTMPCIVLDVPHQWSGWAKRALIAADDILIVAAPDLANLRNAKNMFDLLKAARPNDRAPLYCLNQVGVPKRPEIAASEFAKAIESQPIAAIPFDPQIFGSAANNGQMIAEISANHRAVEIFLQMAQRLTGRGETKKPKSSFLSPLLDKLRAR; via the coding sequence ATGATCACCTACGCGAGACAAAACTCCGAAGAGCAGCCGGACGTCACGTCGCCGCCCGTCGAGGATCATATTGCGCCGGCGCCGCGGGTTTCGGTCCAGGCCTTCTGCGAGACGGTCGAGACCGCTGCCGCCGTGCAGTCGGCGGGCGAAGATCGCCGGCTGGCCAAGGCCCATCTCAAGATCCAGATGGGCGGGATGGCGGCGGCCATCGAGGCCTATCGCTCGGCGCCGACGCCCAACGTCATCGTTCTCGAAACCGAAGCCCGCAACGACATCCTGGCCGGCCTCGATCAGCTCGCCACGGTCTGCGACGCCGGTACCCGCGTGATCGTGATCGGCCGCGTCAACGACGTCACGCTGTACCGCGAGCTGGTGCGCCGCGGCGTCAGCGACTATGTGATCGCGCCGGCGCAGGCGATCGACGTGGTGCGCGCGGTCTGCAACCTGTTCTCGGCGCCGGAAGCCAAGGCGGTCGGCCGCATCGTTGCCGTCGTCGGCGCCAAGGGCGGCGTCGGCGCTTCGACGATCGCCCATAACGTTGCCTGGGCGATCGCCCGCGACCTCGCGCTCGACTCGGTCGTCGCCGACCTCGATCTCGCCTTCGGTACGGCTGGTCTCAACTACAATCAGGACCCGGCGCAAGGCATCGCGGACGCCGTGTTCTCGCCCGACCGCGTCGATACCGCCTTCATCGACCGCCTGCTGTCGAAATGCACCGACCATCTGAGCCTGCTGGCAGCGCCGGCGACGCTCGACAAGGTGTACGATTTCGGGGCCGAAGCGTTCGACGCGATCTTCGATACGCTGCGCACCACGATGCCCTGCATCGTGCTCGACGTGCCCCACCAATGGTCGGGCTGGGCCAAGCGTGCGCTGATCGCGGCCGATGATATCCTGATCGTGGCCGCGCCCGATCTCGCCAATCTGCGCAACGCCAAGAACATGTTCGACCTACTCAAGGCAGCCCGGCCGAACGATCGCGCACCGTTGTACTGCCTGAACCAGGTCGGCGTGCCGAAGCGTCCGGAGATCGCGGCCAGCGAATTCGCCAAGGCGATCGAAAGCCAGCCGATCGCCGCCATTCCGTTCGATCCGCAGATCTTCGGTTCGGCCGCCAACAACGGCCAGATGATCGCGGAGATCTCCGCCAATCATCGTGCGGTCGAGATTTTCCTGCAAATGGCGCAGCGGCTAACCGGCCGCGGCGAGACCAAGAAGCCGAAGAGTTCATTCCTGTCACCCCTGCTCGACAAGCTGCGGGCGAGGTAG
- a CDS encoding CpaD family pilus assembly protein translates to MTQTTFMTSASWKRALCLSGALIGLSVTLGACQHTNDDSLAMINAPADYRQRHPIAVTEADRSIVVFVGRSRGGLTAEQRAEVMGMARDWMREGTGAVTIDVPADTPNARAAQDSLREIQATFAAAGVPPRGIVVRKYHPEDPRQLPAIRVNYPRMTAVAGPCGLWPEDLGPSIHNKSYIENGQYYNFGCATQRNFAAMVEDPTDIVQPRAETPAYTPRRNIAFDKYRKGTTTTTTYPEADKAKLSDTGK, encoded by the coding sequence ATGACGCAGACGACATTCATGACATCCGCCAGTTGGAAGCGCGCCCTCTGTCTCAGCGGGGCGCTCATCGGGCTTTCCGTGACGCTCGGCGCCTGCCAGCACACCAACGACGACAGCCTCGCGATGATCAACGCGCCGGCCGACTATCGCCAGCGTCATCCGATCGCGGTCACCGAGGCGGATCGCTCGATCGTGGTCTTCGTCGGCCGCAGCCGCGGCGGCCTGACCGCCGAGCAGCGCGCCGAAGTGATGGGGATGGCGCGGGACTGGATGCGTGAAGGCACCGGCGCCGTCACCATCGACGTCCCCGCCGACACGCCGAACGCCCGCGCCGCCCAGGATTCGCTGCGCGAAATCCAGGCCACGTTCGCCGCCGCCGGCGTACCGCCGCGCGGGATCGTCGTCCGCAAATATCATCCCGAGGACCCGCGCCAGCTGCCGGCAATCCGGGTGAACTATCCGAGGATGACGGCGGTCGCCGGACCATGCGGACTTTGGCCGGAAGACCTCGGCCCATCGATCCACAACAAGTCCTACATCGAGAACGGGCAGTACTACAATTTTGGCTGCGCCACTCAGCGCAACTTCGCGGCCATGGTCGAGGATCCGACCGACATCGTGCAGCCGCGCGCGGAAACTCCGGCCTATACGCCGCGTCGTAACATCGCCTTCGACAAGTATCGGAAGGGGACCACCACCACGACGACCTATCCCGAGGCCGACAAGGCCAAACTCAGCGACACTGGCAAATGA
- a CDS encoding type II and III secretion system protein family protein, which produces MRTMLVRALSFSAVAALTLNPALTSVLASDYRAAAPNSADGQMNARFLSLGVGKSVVIDLPRDIKDVLVADPKIANAVVRSAQRAYIIGATVGQTNIVFFDAAGQQIAAYDIAVKRDLNGIRAALRQVMPNADIQVEGIGDSIMLTGIASSPIEAQQANDIATRLAGSADKVVNSITVRGRDQVMLKVTVAEVSRSLIKQLGIDLTANLNYGTAVVKFTNNNPFTANNAPLVSGNALATSFGSTPSVSATLRAMESAGVVRTLAEPNLTAISGESATFISGGEFPIPTGVTCQTSSTGTIGNCVQTVSFKKFGISLNFTPVVLTEGRISLRVMTEVSEVSSENALQGGQGGTTIPSIKTRRAETTLEIPSGGSMAMAGLIQDQTKQAINGLPGLASLPVLGTLFRSRDFVNKQTELMVLVTPYVVRAVAQKDLSRPDDGFVNASDPQADLLGSINRIYGVRGRAEPARNYRGTYGFITD; this is translated from the coding sequence ATGCGGACCATGCTGGTCCGCGCCCTGTCGTTTTCGGCGGTCGCCGCACTCACACTCAACCCGGCGCTGACCTCGGTCCTGGCGAGCGATTATCGCGCCGCGGCGCCGAATTCAGCCGACGGCCAGATGAATGCGCGCTTCCTGTCGCTCGGCGTCGGCAAATCGGTGGTGATCGACCTGCCGAGGGACATCAAGGACGTGCTGGTCGCCGATCCCAAGATCGCCAACGCCGTCGTCCGCTCCGCGCAGCGCGCCTATATCATCGGCGCGACGGTCGGCCAGACCAACATCGTGTTCTTCGACGCCGCCGGCCAGCAGATCGCCGCCTATGACATCGCCGTCAAGCGCGACCTCAACGGCATACGCGCCGCATTGCGGCAGGTCATGCCCAATGCCGATATCCAGGTCGAGGGCATCGGCGACAGCATCATGCTGACCGGCATCGCATCGAGCCCGATCGAGGCGCAGCAGGCCAATGACATTGCAACGCGGCTGGCCGGCAGCGCCGACAAAGTCGTGAACTCCATTACGGTTCGGGGTCGCGACCAGGTGATGCTGAAGGTCACCGTCGCCGAAGTCTCGCGCAGCCTGATCAAGCAGCTCGGCATCGACCTCACCGCCAACCTCAATTACGGCACGGCCGTGGTGAAATTCACCAACAACAATCCGTTCACGGCGAACAACGCCCCGCTCGTGTCCGGCAACGCTCTCGCCACCTCGTTCGGCTCCACACCGTCGGTGTCGGCGACGCTCCGCGCCATGGAAAGCGCGGGTGTCGTCCGGACGCTCGCCGAGCCGAACCTGACGGCGATCTCCGGTGAATCGGCAACTTTCATCTCGGGCGGCGAATTTCCAATCCCGACCGGCGTGACCTGCCAGACGTCGTCAACTGGCACGATCGGAAACTGCGTCCAGACGGTCAGCTTCAAGAAATTCGGCATCTCGCTCAACTTCACGCCGGTGGTGCTGACCGAGGGGCGAATCAGCCTGCGGGTGATGACGGAAGTGTCGGAAGTATCGAGCGAGAATGCGCTGCAAGGCGGCCAGGGCGGAACGACGATTCCCTCGATCAAGACCCGCCGCGCCGAGACCACGCTGGAAATCCCCTCGGGCGGCTCGATGGCGATGGCCGGCCTGATCCAGGACCAGACCAAGCAGGCGATCAACGGCCTTCCCGGCCTGGCGTCGCTGCCGGTGCTCGGCACGCTGTTCCGCAGCCGCGACTTCGTCAACAAGCAGACCGAGCTGATGGTGCTGGTGACGCCCTATGTCGTGCGCGCGGTGGCGCAAAAGGACCTGTCGCGTCCGGATGACGGCTTCGTCAACGCATCCGATCCGCAGGCCGACCTGCTCGGCAGCATCAATCGCATCTACGGCGTACGGGGTCGTGCGGAGCCGGCGCGGAATTACCGCGGCACTTACGGCTTCATTACCGACTGA
- the cpaB gene encoding Flp pilus assembly protein CpaB, with protein sequence MNTARIVVLAIAGCAGLAALYLASGSDNKPAPAAPPVAQLPTVDILVARSDIGLGQTVKPDDLQWQTWPAATASNSFMRRDNHADAIKDVTGSIARAPFIQGEPIREQKLVKANGSGFMAAILPSGMRAVSTEISPETAAGGFILPNDRVDVLLSRRDKNPDRTGADVVNSEVILTNVRVLAIDQAPKEKDGTNALVGKTVTLELKPEQTETLARARQSGTLSLALRSIADVNATDDQTDDNHNNRRGETVNVIRYGVASQATMQK encoded by the coding sequence ATGAATACGGCCCGCATTGTGGTCCTGGCTATCGCAGGCTGCGCCGGCCTCGCGGCCCTTTATCTGGCGAGCGGAAGCGACAACAAGCCGGCGCCCGCCGCGCCGCCCGTTGCGCAGCTGCCGACGGTCGACATCCTGGTCGCACGGTCCGATATCGGTCTCGGTCAGACCGTGAAGCCCGACGACCTGCAATGGCAGACCTGGCCGGCGGCGACGGCCAGCAATAGCTTCATGCGCCGCGACAACCATGCCGACGCCATCAAGGACGTCACGGGCTCGATTGCCCGCGCCCCGTTCATCCAGGGCGAGCCGATCCGCGAGCAGAAGTTGGTCAAGGCCAATGGGAGCGGCTTCATGGCGGCGATCCTGCCGAGCGGCATGCGCGCCGTCTCGACCGAAATTTCGCCTGAGACGGCGGCCGGCGGCTTCATCCTGCCGAATGACCGAGTCGATGTGCTGCTGTCCCGGCGCGACAAGAATCCGGACCGCACCGGCGCCGACGTCGTCAACTCCGAGGTCATCCTGACCAATGTCCGCGTGCTCGCGATCGATCAGGCCCCGAAGGAAAAGGACGGCACCAACGCACTGGTCGGCAAGACCGTGACGCTGGAGTTGAAGCCCGAGCAGACCGAGACGCTGGCGCGCGCGCGCCAGAGCGGCACGCTGTCGCTCGCGCTGCGCAGCATCGCGGACGTCAACGCGACCGACGACCAGACCGATGACAACCACAACAACAGACGCGGCGAGACGGTGAACGTCATCCGCTACGGCGTTGCCAGCCAGGCAACGATGCAGAAGTGA
- a CDS encoding prepilin peptidase has translation MILDIARLMLFPALMAFAAASDLLTMTIPNRVSLALLAGFAILAPLTGMGLHDMLSHVGAGALVLAVAFGMFAMGWVGGGDAKVAAAVGLWFGFDHLLEYLVLASLFGGALTVLLLQFRLWPLPYPLASQAWLARLHDKQTGIPYGIALALGALLVYPETVWIKTIDLAHLAMG, from the coding sequence ATGATCCTCGACATCGCGCGCTTGATGCTGTTTCCGGCCCTGATGGCTTTCGCGGCGGCGAGCGATCTCCTGACCATGACGATCCCGAACCGCGTGTCGCTGGCGCTGCTCGCCGGCTTCGCGATCCTGGCGCCGCTGACCGGCATGGGGCTCCACGATATGCTCAGCCATGTCGGCGCCGGCGCGCTGGTGCTCGCGGTGGCGTTCGGCATGTTCGCGATGGGATGGGTCGGCGGCGGCGACGCCAAGGTCGCGGCGGCCGTGGGCCTCTGGTTCGGATTCGATCACCTGCTCGAATACCTGGTGCTTGCATCACTGTTCGGCGGTGCGCTGACCGTGCTGCTCTTGCAGTTCAGGCTGTGGCCGCTGCCCTACCCGCTTGCGTCCCAGGCCTGGCTCGCCCGCCTGCACGACAAGCAGACCGGCATCCCTTACGGCATCGCGCTCGCGCTCGGCGCATTGCTGGTCTATCCGGAGACCGTCTGGATCAAGACGATTGATCTCGCTCACCTCGCCATGGGCTGA
- a CDS encoding Flp family type IVb pilin, which produces MKNLVSRFVKDESGATAIEYGLIATGIAIAIIAAVNGVGKALSTTFSSISTSLK; this is translated from the coding sequence ATGAAGAACCTTGTTTCGCGCTTCGTGAAGGATGAGTCCGGCGCGACCGCCATCGAGTACGGCCTGATCGCAACCGGTATCGCCATCGCGATCATCGCTGCGGTTAACGGCGTCGGCAAGGCGCTGTCCACCACCTTCAGCTCGATCTCGACCTCGCTCAAGTAA
- a CDS encoding sterol desaturase family protein — protein MPTLPLEVIEMLGQTMIKVVPITIMLAIVFTVLTHFWACNPGKPWWQKRELVTDICYWFFVPVFARVFRIGLLMVGAAAVFNVHGADELIAFYDNGHGPLSKLPLVLQAIIFLVASDFMLYWLHRMFHGGDFWKYHAIHHSSEDLEWISAARFHPVNLLIGTISVDVILLMAGISPNIMLWVGPFTTFHSAFVHANLNWTLGPFKYVIATPVFHRWHHTALDEGGDTNFAGTFPIWDILFGTFRMPDNVLPADYGADDKAIPTEIGGQLAYPFRQ, from the coding sequence ATGCCTACGCTTCCCCTTGAAGTCATCGAGATGCTCGGCCAGACCATGATCAAGGTCGTGCCGATCACGATCATGCTGGCGATCGTCTTCACCGTGCTGACCCACTTCTGGGCCTGCAATCCCGGCAAGCCCTGGTGGCAGAAGCGCGAGCTCGTCACCGACATCTGCTACTGGTTCTTCGTGCCGGTGTTCGCGCGCGTGTTTCGCATCGGGCTGCTGATGGTCGGCGCCGCGGCCGTATTCAACGTGCATGGTGCCGACGAGCTGATCGCATTCTACGACAACGGACACGGCCCGCTGTCGAAGCTTCCGCTGGTGCTGCAGGCGATCATCTTCCTGGTCGCCTCCGACTTCATGCTCTATTGGCTGCACCGGATGTTTCACGGCGGCGACTTCTGGAAGTATCACGCGATCCATCACTCGTCCGAGGATCTCGAGTGGATTTCGGCCGCGCGCTTCCATCCCGTCAATCTCTTGATCGGCACGATTTCCGTCGACGTCATCCTGCTGATGGCGGGCATCTCGCCGAACATCATGCTGTGGGTCGGCCCGTTCACCACATTCCACTCGGCCTTCGTCCATGCCAACCTGAACTGGACGCTCGGTCCCTTCAAATACGTGATCGCGACGCCGGTCTTCCATCGCTGGCATCACACCGCCCTCGATGAGGGCGGCGACACCAACTTTGCCGGCACCTTCCCGATCTGGGATATCCTGTTCGGAACCTTCCGGATGCCCGACAATGTGCTGCCCGCGGATTACGGCGCCGACGACAAGGCAATTCCGACCGAGATCGGCGGACAACTGGCCTATCCGTTCCGTCAATGA
- a CDS encoding glycosyltransferase family 87 protein yields the protein MADAGNDGRQGVLRPPVVVLVVGLVTSVYVWAILATTIPYPGRIGLDHNTLGTDWMVFCGAIRSVLDGNASLIFDGDRFTGFLNTAFAGWLSKPLEFRPWAYPPSFLLLLLPFAPLGFFGSYAAFQAASAGLMAAALRLNAAGSASSGILLAMALLCPASAVNVIDGQLAFLVVALIVAGLGLLEARPVLCGLTLGLLTFKPQFCLLVPLALIAAGQWRALWAAGLSALAMAVASDLIFGWDLWLRWYPLMIDNLVRPDAKWIEYGRMWGNSVYTCVGLLGAPPRLASAIQLAAMIGAAASVVLAFRSRLSTMEKTAVFLAATVLAAPHSGPYDQVLLVVAAAYWLMTQGRAQPVWCWILMFMIWLVPIVSPPLLFVPGRLAPLLTVMLIVLVLRRAAPMLEPPAR from the coding sequence TTGGCCGACGCCGGAAACGACGGCAGGCAAGGCGTCCTGCGGCCGCCTGTGGTCGTGCTCGTTGTCGGCCTGGTGACGTCGGTCTATGTCTGGGCCATCCTCGCCACGACCATTCCCTATCCGGGCAGGATCGGGCTCGACCACAACACGCTCGGCACCGACTGGATGGTGTTCTGCGGGGCGATCCGTTCGGTCCTTGATGGCAACGCGTCGCTGATCTTCGACGGTGATCGGTTCACCGGCTTTCTCAATACAGCGTTTGCAGGCTGGCTCTCCAAACCGCTGGAATTCCGGCCGTGGGCCTATCCGCCAAGCTTTCTGCTGCTGCTTCTGCCGTTCGCCCCGCTGGGGTTCTTTGGCTCCTATGCGGCGTTCCAGGCTGCGAGCGCAGGCCTGATGGCTGCCGCGCTGCGGTTGAACGCGGCCGGCTCGGCGTCCTCTGGAATTCTTCTGGCGATGGCCCTGCTGTGTCCGGCATCGGCGGTCAATGTGATCGATGGACAGCTCGCGTTCCTGGTCGTCGCGCTGATCGTCGCCGGCTTGGGGCTTCTCGAGGCGCGCCCGGTTTTGTGCGGGTTGACGTTGGGGCTGCTGACGTTCAAGCCGCAATTCTGCCTTCTGGTCCCGCTGGCGCTGATCGCCGCCGGACAGTGGCGCGCGCTGTGGGCGGCCGGTCTGTCCGCGCTCGCCATGGCCGTTGCGAGCGACCTGATCTTCGGGTGGGACCTGTGGCTTCGCTGGTACCCCCTCATGATCGACAATCTGGTCCGGCCCGATGCGAAGTGGATCGAGTACGGCCGCATGTGGGGCAACAGCGTCTACACATGTGTCGGCCTGCTTGGCGCTCCGCCGCGGCTGGCCTCGGCCATCCAGCTTGCCGCGATGATCGGCGCTGCGGCCTCTGTCGTTCTCGCCTTCCGCTCACGGCTAAGCACGATGGAGAAGACGGCCGTCTTTCTGGCGGCCACGGTGCTGGCCGCGCCGCATTCCGGCCCCTATGACCAGGTCCTGCTGGTGGTGGCGGCGGCGTATTGGCTGATGACGCAAGGGCGCGCGCAGCCGGTGTGGTGCTGGATTCTGATGTTCATGATCTGGCTGGTGCCGATCGTCAGCCCGCCACTTCTCTTTGTCCCGGGCCGCTTGGCTCCGTTGTTGACGGTCATGCTCATCGTGCTTGTGCTTCGCCGCGCGGCGCCGATGCTGGAGCCGCCAGCGCGGTAG